Proteins encoded within one genomic window of Borrelia parkeri:
- a CDS encoding HPr family phosphocarrier protein has translation MQAITIEINNKEGLHSRPSSMIAELASKYPYCNVKLVTEDGREADAKSTVEIMILGVIYKEKIKIIANGKKETEIIDILSELLKSNFKKEIQK, from the coding sequence ATGCAAGCAATAACAATTGAGATAAATAACAAAGAAGGTCTCCATTCAAGGCCATCAAGCATGATTGCAGAACTTGCAAGCAAATATCCTTATTGTAATGTAAAATTGGTTACAGAAGATGGAAGAGAAGCTGATGCCAAATCTACAGTTGAAATTATGATACTTGGAGTTATATATAAAGAAAAAATAAAAATCATCGCAAATGGAAAAAAAGAAACTGAAATCATTGATATACTATCAGAACTATTAAAATCAAACTTTAAAAAAGAGATTCAAAAATGA
- a CDS encoding HPF/RaiA family ribosome-associated protein, translating to MEPKIQAINYHLSDHTKDFIVKKLEKIGTHIKQNSESLKITIKKENDIFDIDAHLHFNWGKIIHITEHGKELYALIERLVERLQNTANKEKNKKDTVK from the coding sequence AATACAAGCCATTAATTATCATTTAAGTGATCATACAAAAGATTTTATTGTAAAAAAATTAGAAAAAATTGGGACACATATTAAACAAAATTCAGAAAGTCTCAAAATTACAATAAAAAAAGAAAATGATATCTTTGATATAGATGCTCATCTTCACTTTAATTGGGGGAAAATAATACATATTACAGAACATGGCAAAGAATTATATGCTTTAATAGAACGATTAGTAGAAAGACTACAAAATACAGCAAACAAAGAAAAAAATAAAAAAGATACAGTAAAATGA